The following nucleotide sequence is from Methylocella sp..
TAGGCTTCGAGAGGAGATTTTCTCATCAAAGGTGCGTCGGCTCCCGAAGCCCCATGGGCGCGCTGCGGCAACCGGTTTTGTCTAAATCAGCCCGGCGGCAATATTGATGGTCAGCGCCAGAACAGCGCTATTGAAAAAAAATGCCAGGATGGAGTGCGCCAATGAAACGCGGCGCATTTCCCGTGCGGTAATTTTCACGTCAGCGGTCTGCGAGGCGACGCCGATAATGAAGGAAAAATAGAGAAAATCAGAATAGTCGGGCTGAGGCGTTGCAGGAAACGTCAAGCCGCCCGCCACTTTAGCCGGCTTGTCCGGTTCAGCGTCAAGCTCATCGAAATATTCATGCGCGTAATGCAATGCATAGGTCAGATGAATGAAAAACCAGGCGCTGACGATCGTTGCGTTGGCGAGCCCGATATGCACCGCTTTGGGGAACCCGGTCAGGTCCTTCACGCTTGCGAGTTCGGCGACAATCGCGCCGATAGAAGCAACTGCGGCGAAGCTGGTGAGCACAAGGACGAGCAGCCTCCCTTCATCGCTCGCCTTGGCGCGCCGCCGCATCGATGCTTCATCCGCTCTGATGATCAGCCAAGCCGCCAGGA
It contains:
- a CDS encoding DUF1345 domain-containing protein, encoding MSMIGYPYRTVLGHPRLFSGLFFAIVVGFFLPPEVRLVTRLLIAWNAGTWLYFILAAWLIIRADEASMRRRAKASDEGRLLVLVLTSFAAVASIGAIVAELASVKDLTGFPKAVHIGLANATIVSAWFFIHLTYALHYAHEYFDELDAEPDKPAKVAGGLTFPATPQPDYSDFLYFSFIIGVASQTADVKITAREMRRVSLAHSILAFFFNSAVLALTINIAAGLI